One region of Marivirga arenosa genomic DNA includes:
- a CDS encoding glycoside hydrolase family 3 protein: protein MKILNYIILILGSIFLINCQTNQDSSNQENQLDEVVLKKTALKAEVNGAVFRDLNKNNKLDVYEDVNAPIEKRIEDLIAQMTVEEKAGMLFMPGVAVNEDGSLDKDPNATGPGARYPTAKNNIDKGKLNHFNVWSIPSDPQIMAIWYNNLQQYTENSRLGIPVTIASDPRHHFSNSIFSMEASGFTQFCETLGLAAIGNDSIVKEFAEIVRKEYNAVGLRLALHPQIDLATESRWARISGTFGEDAELTAKMVKAYIKGMQGETLSENSVACMTKHFPGGGPQKEGLDPHFSFQKGQIYPGDNFDYHLIPFEAAFEANTASIMPYYGVPIDQTDENVAMAFNKAIITDLLRNKYNYDGVVCTDWGLLTDTPMGPDVIWSARAWGVEDLAVTDKVLKVIEAGCDQFGGENRPEVVVKLVKSGQLSEERLDISIKRLLKQKFQLDLFDNPFVDEAKVGERLMKKEYVELGDATQQMAMTLLKNDENVLPLKENELKVYLEGMDSAIVSKYAKVVTEPNEADFAIVRLNTPWYPVDTKNPFAQSFHHGDLNFNGEEKARLIELMETVPTVVDLYLDRPAVIPELSEKSKALIADYGASDENVCKVIFGKAKPQGKLPFELPSSMETVENQLTDVPYDSENPLYEFGFGLTYQ, encoded by the coding sequence ATGAAAATTCTTAATTACATTATCCTCATCTTAGGATCAATTTTCCTAATTAATTGCCAAACAAATCAGGACAGCTCAAATCAGGAAAATCAACTTGATGAAGTCGTTCTAAAGAAAACTGCTCTAAAAGCAGAAGTAAATGGAGCTGTTTTCCGTGATCTTAATAAAAACAACAAGCTTGATGTATATGAGGATGTTAATGCTCCGATAGAGAAAAGGATAGAGGATTTAATCGCTCAAATGACAGTAGAAGAAAAGGCTGGAATGCTATTTATGCCTGGAGTTGCTGTTAATGAAGATGGTAGCTTGGATAAAGACCCGAATGCTACAGGACCTGGAGCAAGATACCCAACGGCTAAAAATAATATTGATAAAGGTAAACTGAACCATTTTAATGTATGGAGTATTCCATCTGATCCCCAAATTATGGCAATCTGGTATAATAATTTGCAGCAGTATACCGAAAATTCAAGACTAGGTATTCCTGTTACGATTGCTTCTGATCCTAGACACCATTTTAGTAATTCTATTTTCTCAATGGAAGCAAGTGGGTTTACACAGTTTTGTGAAACATTAGGTTTGGCGGCAATTGGGAATGACTCTATTGTAAAGGAGTTTGCAGAGATAGTCAGGAAAGAATATAACGCTGTTGGTTTAAGATTAGCTTTACATCCTCAAATCGATTTAGCAACTGAATCTAGATGGGCTAGAATAAGCGGGACATTTGGAGAAGATGCAGAATTGACGGCTAAAATGGTGAAAGCGTACATTAAGGGTATGCAAGGAGAGACCTTATCGGAAAATAGTGTGGCTTGTATGACAAAACACTTTCCTGGTGGTGGTCCCCAAAAGGAAGGATTAGATCCTCATTTTTCTTTCCAAAAAGGTCAAATATATCCTGGTGATAATTTTGACTATCATTTAATTCCATTTGAAGCAGCTTTCGAAGCTAATACTGCTTCCATTATGCCGTATTATGGCGTTCCTATAGATCAAACAGATGAAAATGTTGCTATGGCGTTTAATAAAGCTATCATCACTGATTTATTGAGGAATAAATACAACTATGATGGAGTTGTTTGTACAGATTGGGGATTGTTAACTGATACACCAATGGGACCAGATGTAATATGGTCAGCCAGAGCATGGGGTGTGGAAGATTTAGCTGTAACAGATAAAGTTTTAAAGGTTATTGAAGCAGGTTGTGATCAATTCGGTGGTGAAAATAGACCAGAAGTTGTGGTTAAGTTAGTGAAATCAGGACAATTATCGGAAGAGAGATTAGATATCTCAATAAAACGTTTACTAAAACAAAAATTCCAATTAGACCTATTTGATAATCCTTTTGTGGACGAAGCGAAAGTAGGGGAGCGATTGATGAAAAAAGAATATGTTGAATTAGGGGATGCTACACAACAAATGGCGATGACTCTTCTTAAGAATGATGAGAATGTATTGCCATTAAAAGAAAATGAATTGAAGGTATATTTGGAGGGAATGGATAGCGCAATTGTTTCAAAATATGCAAAAGTAGTGACTGAGCCCAATGAAGCAGATTTCGCTATAGTAAGATTAAATACTCCTTGGTATCCGGTTGATACTAAAAATCCTTTTGCTCAATCTTTTCACCACGGGGACCTAAATTTTAATGGAGAAGAAAAGGCTAGATTGATAGAGTTAATGGAAACAGTACCTACAGTGGTAGATCTATATCTTGATAGACCAGCTGTAATTCCTGAATTATCAGAGAAATCAAAAGCACTTATTGCTGATTATGGTGCTAGTGACGAAAATGTTTGTAAAGTGATTTTCGGGAAAGCTAAGCCTCAAGGAAAGCTACCTTTTGAATTACCTTCTTCAATGGAGACTGTTGAAAATCAGCTGACGGATGTTCCTTATGATAGTGAAAACCCATTATACGAATTTGGTTTTGGTTTAACATATCAATGA
- a CDS encoding sensor histidine kinase: MQNKLIDDHKIYILPKAFLIIFLVILFSNSYSLLAQNTQVIQVKTFTESLQPYPNLSISINNRDFTDLNEKAVIFINLPSDEIPIKSIKLKDELLEVASWNLSKGTLEVIIRKKSYIDKKIKVIDVNDNILVDLNITYNGKKSITKQTDQDGYVTIPLGLNERIESKNQFVIENFDIISFRNLETPILTIKKVEIANSKDDSPIPENNVRISQASEQISSQSIDTLSNLISFYNLLNTIRKSEIDTRTQARLDSKFNELLSRMNNGSSNTTNELLNEISDSTIVQEDIDILLEQARSDNKEMSRKRIILEDKIQIVRDKLNVGFENMTEESKESLLSEIEALEILLKENKDEFNENLNSYLTVITELKRRFFDLQELESKLTESEKERLKEKKLYQERLLITFGVVFIFSLLIILLFYFRARLKKQKQALIEANKVVKLTNENLENIVSERTYLLNKTFKELDTVLYKASHDLRAPLSSIAGISNLINRETNNVELTNLLFKTNNRMDKLLKKLSTVSEIHQPGQFEEIIISDIVTRIMDSFQELIKERNIDFNLQIDVPKNVLSISKLVEVSIYHLIENALYFSWVDNNQQPRVELNIQLEDNALKIKVSDNGVGVDKNIEPKLFEMFHVGSEYSDGNGLGLYIVQKSAELLNGKVYYENSPDGLTTFTVILPIDGKGSNTLEYLGSLNHN; encoded by the coding sequence ATGCAGAATAAATTAATTGATGACCATAAAATCTATATCCTCCCCAAAGCTTTTCTAATTATATTTTTAGTAATTCTCTTTTCAAATTCTTATAGTCTTCTGGCTCAAAATACTCAGGTAATACAAGTAAAAACATTCACAGAAAGCCTTCAGCCGTATCCGAATTTAAGCATTTCCATCAATAATAGGGATTTTACTGACCTTAATGAGAAAGCTGTTATTTTTATCAATTTACCTTCAGATGAAATCCCGATTAAATCAATTAAACTGAAAGATGAATTATTAGAAGTAGCTTCATGGAATCTTAGTAAAGGTACACTTGAAGTAATAATCAGGAAAAAAAGCTACATAGATAAAAAAATTAAGGTAATTGATGTAAATGATAATATTTTAGTAGATCTAAATATTACATATAACGGTAAAAAGTCCATAACTAAGCAAACTGATCAGGATGGATATGTAACCATTCCCTTAGGATTAAATGAACGAATTGAATCTAAAAATCAATTCGTTATTGAAAATTTTGATATCATTAGCTTTAGAAATTTAGAAACTCCAATACTTACCATAAAAAAGGTAGAGATAGCAAATAGTAAGGATGATTCTCCTATACCGGAAAATAATGTTAGAATTTCTCAAGCTTCGGAACAGATTTCAAGTCAAAGTATAGATACCTTATCAAACTTAATATCATTTTATAATTTATTAAATACAATAAGAAAGTCTGAGATTGATACTCGTACACAAGCACGGCTTGATAGCAAATTCAATGAGTTATTGAGTAGAATGAATAATGGTTCTTCAAACACTACTAATGAGCTGCTTAATGAAATCTCTGATTCGACCATTGTGCAGGAAGATATCGATATACTATTGGAGCAAGCTAGAAGTGATAATAAAGAAATGTCTCGGAAGAGAATCATTTTAGAGGATAAGATTCAAATTGTAAGGGATAAACTTAATGTTGGATTTGAAAATATGACAGAGGAATCAAAAGAATCCTTGTTATCGGAGATCGAAGCTTTAGAAATTTTGCTGAAAGAAAATAAAGATGAGTTTAATGAAAATTTAAATTCCTACTTAACCGTTATAACCGAATTAAAAAGAAGGTTTTTTGATCTTCAAGAATTAGAATCAAAACTAACCGAAAGTGAAAAAGAAAGGTTAAAAGAAAAGAAACTATACCAAGAGCGTCTATTAATCACCTTTGGCGTTGTCTTTATTTTTTCGTTGCTCATCATATTACTTTTCTATTTTAGAGCTCGTCTTAAAAAGCAGAAACAGGCTCTAATAGAAGCTAATAAAGTAGTTAAATTGACTAATGAAAATTTAGAAAATATAGTTTCAGAACGTACATACCTTCTGAACAAAACCTTTAAAGAACTTGATACAGTATTGTATAAAGCATCTCACGATTTAAGAGCCCCTTTAAGTTCCATCGCTGGCATAAGTAATCTGATTAACAGGGAAACAAATAATGTCGAATTGACTAATCTATTATTCAAAACCAATAATAGAATGGATAAACTACTTAAAAAACTAAGTACAGTAAGTGAAATCCATCAACCGGGTCAATTTGAAGAAATTATTATTTCTGATATCGTTACAAGAATTATGGATTCCTTTCAGGAATTAATTAAGGAGAGGAATATTGATTTTAATCTTCAGATCGATGTTCCTAAAAATGTATTGAGTATTTCAAAATTAGTTGAGGTAAGTATTTACCATTTGATAGAAAACGCATTATATTTTTCATGGGTAGATAATAATCAACAGCCAAGAGTTGAATTAAATATTCAATTAGAGGATAACGCTTTAAAAATAAAAGTCTCTGATAATGGAGTAGGTGTGGATAAAAATATTGAACCTAAACTTTTCGAAATGTTCCATGTTGGAAGTGAATATTCTGATGGAAATGGATTAGGATTATATATTGTACAAAAATCAGCTGAATTGCTAAATGGCAAAGTTTATTATGAAAATAGCCCGGATGGTTTAACCACTTTTACAGTTATTTTACCCATAGATGGTAAAGGAAGCAATACGCTTGAATATCTGGGAAGTCTTAATCATAATTAG
- a CDS encoding tetratricopeptide repeat protein gives MMKAKRKTFITNTKLYISLLGILFSLLCITTIHAQESVFSAFKYYVQDADKAFIAGNYQKALEIYEVINKQKGAPENIELRLARSYYFTYQYQKAVQFYKSFEKKKQEFPIDDYYYYAEALMITGDIVNALEYYKLCLENRPNNELYSERIWRLNNLSYLYEDSSKNITHFSNINTNYSELQMLKSATNEVMYISNSPSVSLFKKIDVKENAGFYTLKQNRTYADPFSIVALNYEDQKTIGGHLNTPFHISSISLYNNGNSMAYTASANQKNNAGNFPLQLYFADKIKGKWKMTNAFHFNNSNFDISEVWISEDGKKLIFSANFKDSFGGKDLYQSEKNEKGWTKPVNIGNEVNTERDERFPYLQGSTLYFSSNGHSGLGGFDIYRYKTNQNGMKEIENLGYPINSNFDEISFTIDSLGQEGFLSSNRKNKGFDYDIYEFALDLQSYPMSVEGNVKFIEHNWMDSTELETLPNVKMELIDLTKNVVVATTSTDSKGNFKLRVPFYSRFKIRIIGNDLDGLVSFEVPKFAKQDLSYEIVVVNDDFKNTIPRNAE, from the coding sequence ATGATGAAGGCTAAAAGAAAAACTTTTATTACCAATACGAAACTATATATTTCTTTATTGGGTATCCTATTTTCTCTTTTATGCATTACTACTATTCATGCACAAGAATCGGTATTTTCAGCATTTAAATATTATGTTCAAGATGCGGATAAAGCTTTTATAGCAGGTAATTATCAAAAGGCATTAGAGATATATGAAGTAATTAATAAACAGAAAGGTGCTCCTGAAAATATAGAATTACGATTAGCTAGAAGCTATTATTTTACTTATCAATACCAGAAAGCTGTCCAGTTTTATAAGTCCTTTGAAAAAAAGAAACAGGAATTCCCTATAGATGATTATTACTATTATGCTGAAGCATTAATGATAACAGGGGATATTGTAAATGCTCTTGAGTATTATAAATTATGTTTGGAAAATAGACCTAATAATGAATTATATAGTGAAAGGATATGGAGACTTAATAATTTGTCGTATTTGTATGAGGATTCCTCAAAGAATATTACGCATTTCTCTAATATTAATACTAATTATAGTGAATTACAAATGCTAAAATCTGCAACTAATGAGGTAATGTATATTTCAAACAGTCCTTCGGTAAGTCTTTTTAAGAAAATTGATGTAAAAGAAAATGCCGGGTTCTATACCTTAAAGCAGAATAGAACCTATGCAGATCCATTTTCAATTGTTGCTCTTAATTACGAAGACCAAAAAACAATCGGTGGCCATTTAAATACTCCATTTCATATTAGCTCCATAAGTCTATACAATAATGGGAATTCAATGGCTTATACTGCTTCCGCAAATCAAAAAAATAATGCGGGAAATTTTCCTCTTCAATTATATTTTGCTGATAAAATTAAAGGTAAATGGAAAATGACAAATGCTTTCCATTTCAATAACTCAAACTTTGATATTTCAGAAGTGTGGATCAGTGAAGATGGAAAGAAATTGATATTTAGTGCTAATTTTAAAGATAGCTTTGGGGGAAAAGACCTTTATCAATCTGAAAAAAATGAAAAGGGCTGGACTAAGCCTGTTAATATTGGAAATGAGGTTAATACTGAGCGTGACGAGCGTTTCCCGTATCTTCAGGGGTCGACTTTATATTTTTCATCAAATGGGCATTCCGGCTTAGGTGGCTTTGATATATATAGGTATAAAACAAATCAAAACGGAATGAAAGAAATTGAAAACCTAGGTTATCCTATCAATTCAAATTTTGATGAAATATCCTTTACAATTGACAGCTTAGGACAGGAGGGATTTCTAAGTTCAAACAGAAAAAATAAAGGATTTGATTATGATATATATGAATTTGCACTCGATTTACAAAGCTACCCTATGTCAGTAGAAGGTAATGTTAAATTTATTGAGCATAATTGGATGGACTCAACCGAATTAGAGACATTGCCTAATGTAAAAATGGAGTTAATCGATTTAACCAAAAATGTGGTAGTTGCAACTACAAGTACTGATTCAAAAGGTAATTTTAAATTGAGAGTACCTTTCTACAGTAGGTTCAAGATCAGAATAATTGGTAATGATTTAGATGGTCTGGTAAGTTTTGAAGTACCAAAGTTTGCGAAACAGGATTTAAGTTACGAAATAGTTGTGGTGAATGATGATTTCAAAAATACAATTCCAAGAAATGCAGAATAA
- a CDS encoding PorP/SprF family type IX secretion system membrane protein, with protein MNVNNNVVYNRSILIMIIISIWASMYANAQQGVQYTQYMYDGSLINPAYAGASEALSISLLHRDQWTGLEGAPQSQTLSAHTLFKNPHLGTGLMIHRESIGVHSNVTIASNFAYHLKVGKDKILSFGLKAGMLNVNSNYQSIQNSNPDPSVNDESFSGTDFNAGFGFYYRSKYLETGYSIPSIINRSININDSVTLDPINLNHLIFSQVHIPLGNNFKLSPGFLIKYFSGTSLSYDINFLTSYKEVLSAGVSYRKEESVDFLLKFNVSPQFQLAYAYDMPIGTVSNLSQASNEIMLRYIFKFSYDNVNSPQ; from the coding sequence ATGAATGTAAATAACAATGTAGTATATAATAGATCAATACTTATTATGATCATAATAAGTATTTGGGCTAGTATGTATGCTAATGCACAACAGGGCGTACAGTATACTCAATATATGTATGATGGATCTCTTATAAATCCTGCTTATGCGGGGGCAAGCGAAGCCTTGAGCATTTCCTTATTGCATAGAGACCAATGGACAGGATTGGAAGGAGCACCACAGTCTCAAACCTTGTCAGCTCACACACTTTTCAAAAATCCTCATTTAGGAACTGGATTAATGATCCACAGAGAAAGTATTGGAGTTCATTCAAATGTTACAATAGCGAGTAATTTCGCTTACCATTTAAAGGTTGGAAAAGACAAAATACTTTCATTTGGATTAAAAGCGGGAATGCTGAATGTGAATTCTAATTATCAGTCAATACAAAATAGTAATCCAGACCCCTCGGTAAATGATGAAAGTTTTTCTGGTACAGACTTTAACGCAGGTTTTGGCTTTTATTATCGAAGTAAATACCTTGAAACGGGTTATTCAATTCCTTCTATAATTAATCGTAGCATTAACATCAATGATTCCGTAACATTAGATCCCATCAATCTAAACCATTTAATTTTTAGTCAGGTACATATTCCTTTAGGGAATAACTTTAAATTAAGCCCTGGTTTTTTGATCAAATACTTTTCAGGCACATCCCTAAGTTATGATATTAACTTTTTAACTTCCTACAAAGAGGTGCTATCTGCTGGGGTTTCCTATCGAAAGGAAGAATCAGTTGATTTTTTATTAAAGTTTAATGTATCACCTCAATTTCAACTTGCCTATGCTTATGATATGCCTATTGGAACGGTTAGTAATTTATCTCAGGCTTCAAATGAAATAATGTTGCGATATATTTTTAAGTTCAGCTATGATAATGTCAATTCTCCTCAATGA
- a CDS encoding HYR domain-containing protein: MSLKSGELFTNCPSNISESVSSACGKIVNWTPPSLENTSLTLESTHSPGDFFPLGSTTVTYNGVNGSGDIIETCSFIITINLSDPASYIFPDVQCTGNITINLLNSCNRSVPWNEPVSPCPEITFTKTAVPGQQFPIGTTEVFYRANLNGLEVASCSFFVTLIDDIDPIIETIPNDITISANENCEAIVEWDTPQASDNCGFTPTLSSNLNSGSTFQLGTTTVTYTATDEGGNTAQRSFNVTVEDNSPPTFNNLPTEIRVVAEGNCTAIATWPGVTASDNCDSNVDISSNINSGTSFILGTTAINYTAIDDAGNVANASFNVVVEDNTSPTVLSCPGDITVSADGDCSAVARWSLPTFDDNCDNDLSITSNHNPGEAFLLGSTTVTYTAEDDAGNSIDCSFQVTVIDDTAPSIEPLNDITVSTSGDGCQAIVSWDPIIISDNCSSSITADTSPSSGDIFSLGETVVTVTATDEAGNQSTSNFSVFVEDNTAGVVSNCPQDIVISSNANCTAAATWSSPVFTDNCDANLTISSSHQSGDVFPLGTTLVTYSATDKAGNSISCSFNVIVEDRSAPVFAACVNDIVITANQNCGAIVEWTEPTLSDNCSTEFTIGSNYNSGDLFLVGTTEVIYSATDQAGNTSSCSFNVIVEDNSNPTVAFCPANRVININENCNGIANWETPIFNDCTNLTISSNFNVGDVLPLGTNLIEYTATDVNGATALCSFTVEVVDQNPPVIEDCPEDIVISAASTCDATVEWTEPTASDNCSSITFESNYEPGATFPLGVTTVEYTFTDTNGNSSICSFSINVIDDSELIIENCPEDIIIQADNDQGTANVEWTEPFIQASECSEISIESNFKPGDLFELGTTDVVYSFVREDSEPIYCSFSVTVEPAELQIEISQIISPNGDNQNDTWIIEGIEKFPDNQVVIVDRWGTEIYSVRGYNNHETVWDGRNRNGDLVARGTYYFFITVRNNENVLNEKGFIEILR; the protein is encoded by the coding sequence TTGAGCTTAAAGAGTGGAGAATTATTTACTAATTGTCCTTCAAACATTTCTGAATCAGTTAGCAGTGCATGTGGTAAAATAGTGAACTGGACACCTCCATCCTTAGAGAACACCAGTTTAACATTAGAATCTACTCATTCTCCAGGTGATTTTTTTCCGCTGGGAAGCACTACCGTTACCTATAATGGAGTTAATGGGAGTGGTGATATAATCGAAACATGTAGTTTTATTATTACTATTAATCTTAGTGATCCTGCATCTTATATTTTTCCGGATGTTCAATGCACTGGAAATATCACAATTAACTTATTAAACAGTTGTAATAGATCAGTTCCATGGAATGAACCAGTTTCCCCTTGTCCAGAAATTACATTTACAAAGACTGCGGTTCCTGGCCAGCAATTTCCAATAGGAACTACTGAGGTTTTCTATAGAGCTAATTTGAATGGTTTAGAGGTAGCTTCTTGCAGTTTTTTTGTTACCCTAATTGATGATATTGACCCAATTATAGAAACTATTCCAAATGATATTACAATTTCTGCAAATGAAAACTGTGAAGCTATTGTAGAATGGGATACTCCACAGGCAAGCGACAATTGTGGTTTTACTCCTACTTTAAGTTCTAATTTGAATAGTGGAAGCACTTTTCAGCTTGGAACAACTACTGTTACCTATACGGCTACTGATGAAGGAGGAAATACAGCTCAACGCTCTTTTAATGTTACTGTGGAAGATAATAGTCCACCAACTTTTAACAATTTACCCACTGAAATCCGTGTTGTGGCAGAGGGAAATTGTACTGCTATTGCAACTTGGCCTGGCGTAACGGCTTCTGATAATTGTGATTCAAATGTCGATATTTCAAGTAATATCAATTCTGGAACTTCTTTTATATTGGGAACTACTGCCATAAATTATACGGCTATAGATGATGCAGGAAATGTCGCAAATGCGAGTTTTAATGTTGTAGTGGAAGACAATACTTCACCCACAGTTTTAAGTTGTCCTGGAGATATAACAGTATCTGCTGATGGCGATTGCTCTGCGGTTGCAAGATGGAGTTTACCCACTTTCGATGATAACTGTGATAATGATCTTAGCATTACATCAAATCATAATCCTGGTGAGGCCTTTTTGTTAGGTTCAACTACAGTTACCTATACTGCTGAAGATGATGCAGGAAATAGTATTGATTGTAGTTTTCAAGTAACAGTTATTGATGATACTGCTCCAAGCATTGAGCCACTCAATGATATAACAGTTTCTACTTCTGGTGATGGATGTCAAGCGATTGTAAGCTGGGATCCCATCATTATTTCGGATAATTGCAGCAGCTCAATTACAGCGGATACTTCTCCTAGTTCAGGTGATATATTTTCTTTAGGAGAAACCGTTGTAACCGTTACGGCAACAGATGAAGCAGGTAATCAAAGTACCTCAAATTTTTCAGTATTTGTCGAAGATAATACTGCAGGGGTAGTTAGTAATTGTCCTCAGGATATAGTAATCAGTAGCAATGCCAATTGTACAGCAGCAGCAACATGGTCTTCACCAGTATTTACTGATAACTGTGATGCAAATCTAACCATAAGTTCTTCTCATCAGTCTGGAGATGTTTTTCCATTAGGAACTACATTAGTTACATATTCTGCAACTGACAAAGCAGGGAACTCAATTAGTTGTAGTTTTAATGTGATAGTAGAAGATAGGTCTGCACCAGTTTTTGCTGCTTGTGTAAATGACATTGTAATTACAGCAAATCAGAATTGTGGAGCAATTGTAGAATGGACTGAACCTACTTTATCTGATAATTGTAGCACTGAATTTACTATTGGAAGTAATTATAATTCTGGTGATTTATTTCTTGTAGGAACAACTGAAGTTATTTACTCAGCAACGGATCAAGCAGGAAACACTAGTAGTTGTAGTTTTAATGTTATAGTAGAAGACAATTCTAACCCTACTGTTGCCTTTTGCCCTGCCAATAGAGTTATAAATATTAATGAGAATTGTAATGGAATAGCCAATTGGGAAACTCCAATCTTTAATGATTGTACTAATCTGACTATCAGCAGTAATTTTAATGTAGGAGATGTATTACCATTGGGAACCAACTTAATTGAATATACGGCAACTGATGTAAATGGTGCAACAGCTTTATGTTCTTTTACGGTTGAAGTTGTTGATCAGAATCCGCCTGTAATTGAAGACTGTCCTGAAGATATAGTGATTAGTGCTGCAAGTACTTGTGATGCTACAGTGGAATGGACTGAACCCACTGCATCGGACAATTGCTCTAGTATCACCTTTGAATCTAATTATGAACCAGGAGCGACTTTTCCATTGGGTGTAACCACTGTTGAATATACGTTTACAGATACAAATGGTAATAGTAGTATTTGTAGTTTTTCAATCAATGTAATAGATGATTCTGAGTTGATAATAGAAAACTGTCCAGAGGATATTATTATTCAGGCTGATAATGATCAAGGAACTGCCAATGTGGAATGGACCGAGCCTTTTATTCAAGCTTCTGAATGCTCTGAAATTTCTATTGAATCAAATTTTAAACCTGGTGATCTATTTGAATTAGGAACCACTGATGTAGTTTATTCCTTTGTAAGAGAAGATAGTGAACCTATATATTGCTCATTTAGTGTAACAGTTGAGCCAGCAGAATTACAAATTGAAATTAGTCAGATCATTAGCCCAAATGGCGATAATCAAAATGACACATGGATTATAGAAGGCATAGAAAAATTTCCTGATAATCAAGTGGTCATTGTGGATAGATGGGGGACTGAGATATATTCAGTGAGGGGTTATAATAATCATGAAACCGTATGGGATGGACGAAATAGAAACGGTGATCTTGTAGCTAGAGGTACTTATTATTTTTTTATCACAGTTCGAAACAATGAAAATGTTTTAAATGAAAAAGGCTTTATTGAAATTTTAAGGTGA
- a CDS encoding geranylgeranyl reductase family protein, which yields MANHHFDLIIVGAGPAGCTCAYQLRHTKLRIAVIDKATFPRDKICGDALSADVVNQLDRMDPTLVDSFKKFNQKLPSQGVSFFAPNGQKLDIPFTNPNFDEAAGYISKRVDFDQFMFDQIKDQANVELFVNEKIEKIEYESDLVKLESKLHTFTSKLIIGADGAYSVVNKYLGNIKVEKEHYCAGLRQYYKNVNGFNDQNHIELHFYKELLPGYFWVFPLPNGQANVGLGMLSSEVSKRQLNLKSILYDLIHNHPNLKDRFKNAEPIEDIKGFGLPIGSKKRAISGRQFLLLGDAASLIDPFTGEGIGNAIRSGRIAAEVVEEAFYKNYFDSKYLHKYDQIIEHKMRNELRISRSMQKLLKYPKLFNFVVKKANSNSSVRTLLTSMLDNVDLKKELIKPRFYIQLLFGSLK from the coding sequence ATGGCGAATCATCACTTTGATTTAATTATAGTAGGCGCAGGTCCAGCTGGCTGTACCTGCGCTTATCAGTTAAGACATACAAAATTACGTATTGCAGTAATTGATAAAGCCACATTTCCTAGGGATAAAATATGCGGTGATGCATTGAGTGCTGATGTAGTAAATCAGCTGGATCGGATGGATCCAACTTTAGTTGATTCATTTAAAAAATTCAATCAAAAACTTCCATCACAAGGCGTTAGTTTTTTTGCACCCAACGGACAAAAACTAGATATTCCCTTCACTAATCCTAATTTTGATGAAGCAGCAGGATATATTTCAAAACGCGTTGATTTTGATCAATTTATGTTTGATCAGATTAAAGACCAAGCTAATGTAGAACTATTCGTAAATGAAAAAATAGAAAAGATTGAATATGAATCAGATTTGGTAAAGTTAGAAAGTAAGCTACACACTTTTACATCTAAGCTGATTATTGGAGCTGATGGAGCGTATTCAGTAGTAAATAAATATTTAGGAAATATTAAAGTTGAAAAAGAGCATTATTGTGCAGGTTTAAGGCAATACTATAAAAATGTGAATGGTTTTAATGATCAAAATCACATTGAATTACATTTCTATAAAGAATTATTACCAGGTTATTTTTGGGTGTTTCCATTGCCAAATGGACAAGCAAATGTTGGTTTAGGTATGTTATCAAGTGAGGTTAGTAAAAGACAGCTAAATTTAAAAAGTATTTTATACGACTTGATTCATAATCATCCCAATCTAAAGGATCGTTTTAAAAATGCTGAGCCAATTGAAGACATTAAAGGATTTGGATTACCAATAGGATCTAAGAAAAGAGCTATTTCGGGCAGACAATTTCTATTATTAGGAGATGCAGCTAGTTTGATAGACCCATTTACTGGAGAAGGCATTGGAAATGCTATCAGAAGTGGGAGAATAGCTGCTGAAGTAGTTGAGGAAGCTTTTTACAAAAATTATTTTGATTCTAAATACCTCCATAAATATGATCAGATCATTGAACATAAAATGCGTAATGAACTACGTATAAGCAGATCAATGCAGAAACTTTTAAAATATCCTAAATTGTTCAATTTTGTAGTAAAAAAAGCTAACTCTAATTCATCCGTCAGGACCTTATTAACTTCAATGCTGGATAATGTGGATTTAAAGAAGGAACTAATAAAACCTAGATTCTATATACAACTGTTATTTGGAAGCTTAAAATAA